The following are encoded in a window of Manihot esculenta cultivar AM560-2 chromosome 8, M.esculenta_v8, whole genome shotgun sequence genomic DNA:
- the LOC110619936 gene encoding ferritin-4, chloroplastic, translated as MQATMFLRAVSAFPVSTRQGDAAFSPINGLSSSSSSCSSSPPVLTLSPRRGRNSFAVSASAESGVLTGVVFQPFEEVKKEAYMVPIAPQVSIARQFYEDECEAALNEQINVEYNASYVYHAMFAYFDRDNVALKGLAKFFKESSEEEREHAEKLMEYQNIRGGRVKLHSILMPLSEFDHAEKGDALYAMELALSLEKLTNEKLLNLHSVASRNNDPQMADFVESEFLEEQVESIKKISEYVTQLRMVGKGHGVWHFDQKLLHEGDAA; from the exons ATGCAAGCAACAATGTTTCTGAGAGCTGTTTCAGCTTTTCCTGTGTCTACCAGACAGGGAGATGCTGCTTTTAGCCCCATCAAtggcctttcttcttcttcgtcttcttgttcttcttctcctccagtTTTGACTTTATCTCCAAGAAGGGGAAGAAACAGTTTCGCCGTTTCTGCCTCGGCGGAGAGCGGTGTGCTGACGGGTGTGGTGTTCCAGCCATTTGAAGAGGTCAAGAAGGAAGCTTATATGGTTCCTATTGCTCCTCAAGTTTCTATCGCTCGTCAGTTCTATGAGGATGAGTGTGAAGCTGCATTAAACGAGCAGATCAA TGTGGAGTACAATGCTTCCTACGTATACCACGCCATGTTTGCATATTTTGACAGGGATAACGTTGCCTTGAAAGGCCTAGCCAA ATTTTTCAAGGAATCCAGcgaagaagaaagagaacatGCCGAAAAGCTAATGGAGTATCAG AACATCCGCGGAGGGAGAGTAAAACTACACTCTATACTGATGCCTCTGTCAGAGTTTGATCACGCAGAGAAAGGAGATGCTTTATATG CTATGGAGTTAGCATTGTCTTTGGAGAAGCTGACAAATGAGAAGCTGTTGAACTTGCACAGT GTTGCTTCTCGAAATAATGATCCACAAATGGCAGACTTCGTTGAAAGTGAGTTTTTAGAAGAACAG GTTGAATCCATTAAGAAAATATCAGAATATGTGACTCAATTAAGGATGGTGGGGAAAGGCCACG GAGTCTGGCATTTTGATCAGAAGCTTCTCCATGAGGGTGATGCTGCATGA